One region of Salvelinus sp. IW2-2015 linkage group LG6.1, ASM291031v2, whole genome shotgun sequence genomic DNA includes:
- the LOC111965310 gene encoding uncharacterized protein, translating to MVPSRLKARSPMLEAVLGFVLGVVGGCVLGATEEPVNEAMSVMTSGALLKHVSDGVQTVGPLGLGTLLGATALTTVMTSVVAGVIFAAAMASVLLGARTSGGGASQAESVVVWIAVGLAGAFGTTASGATLGVIIEAVVVGSGLVGLLWALSIFTLLKPALHFLLKFIWRQGESCVRLGQSSLEARERELREMEAREVKKRDRVTVEIEQMIVTLDKEGQRTEGLEHRANWEAQRRERNEMERKRREWMEEVNEQRTIQEQINKVVVKYMDFLAFSGIPMTMTAMVTAGFGVFGFGDYRFVFVVLLALVLFMSFMFMKSSNFYFWMFAGCMGMFATFAIAVLTVHAHQEVVSESIKMRRVGQNISKGNISTQMNHRSSLEALGAGFFVSKLCQLGLGATIGGPLGRGEDKGKVIVGSAGLAVLNLIVVRVSSPVVLGAGGTSGALLGVVGAAGMSVGATASVAVGWSTWAGTIGTTAGMVLGALGMGKWHFVNIGLQMPVAYIFSMTDLF from the exons ATGGTTCCATCAAGGCTGA AGGCCAGGAGCCCCATGTTGGAAGCAGTTCTGGGCTTTGTCCTGGGAGTGGTGGGAGGCTGTGTGCTGGGGGCCACTGAGGAGCCAGTGAATGAGGCTATGTCAGTGATGACCTCAGGGGCCCTGCTTAAGCATGTGTCTGACGGAGTCCAGACTGTGGGGCCCTTGGGACTGGGTACCCTCCTGGGAGCAACGGCACTAACCACAGTCATGACTTCAGTGGTGGCTGGGGTCATATTTGCAGCGGCTATGGCTTCCGTATTGCTGGGTGCCAGGACCAGTGGTGGTGGAGCATCCCAGGCAGAATCTGTGGTTGTGTGGATCGCAGTTGGACTGGCTGGCGCTTTCGGGACCACAGCCAGTGGAGCAACACTTGGAGTCATCATTGAGGCAGTCGTGGTGGGCTCAGGGTTGGTGGGACTTCTCTGGGCACTGAGCATATTCACCCTGCTCAAACCTGCTTTGCACTTCCTTCTCAAGTTCATATGGAGACAAGGAGAGTCCTGTGTCCGCCTGGGACAGAGCTCTCTggaggccagggagagagagctgagagagatggaggcgagggaggtgaagaagagagacagagtgacagtGGAGATTGAGCAGATGATTGTCACATTGGACAaggaaggacagaggacagagggccTGGAGCATAGAGCAAACTGGGAGGCACAGcgcagagagagaaatgagatggagagaaagaggagagaatggaTGGAGGAGGTAAATGAGCAAAGGACCATTCAAGAGCAGATCAACAAAGTGGTAGTGAAATACATGGATTTCCTGGCCTTTTCAGGGATACCCATGACTATGACCGCCATGGTCACAGCAGGATTTGGGGTGTTTGGATTCGGGGACTACCGGTTTGTGTTTGTGGTCCTTTTAGCTTTGGTCCTGTTCATGTCCTTCATGTTCATGAAATCATCAAATTTTTACTTCTGGATGTTCGCAGGGTGCATGGGAATGTTTGCCACGTTTGCCATAGCGGTGCTCACTGTGCACGCACATCAGGAAGTGGTGTCGGAATCTATCAAAATGCGCAGGGTTGGTCAGAATATATCAAAAGGGAACATTAGCACCCAGATGAACCACAGATCTTCTCTAGAGGCCTTGGGCGCAGGATTTTTTGTGTCAAAGCTATGTCAGCTAGGCTTAGGGGCCACCATAGGAGGCCCTTTGGGCAGGGGGGAAGATAAGGGGAAGGTTATAGTAGGATCAGCTGGGTTGGCAGTGCTCAATCTGATAGTAGTGAGGGTCTCTTCCCCTGTAGTGCTGGGAGCGGGAGGGACCTCAGGGGCACTGTTAGGGGTGGTAGGGGCAGCAGGGATGTCTGTTGGGGCCACAGCATCAGTGGCAGTGGGGTGGTCCACATGGGCAGGTACGATAGGGACTACAGCAGGGATGGTTTTAGGAGCATTGGGGATGGGTAAGTGGCACTTTGTCAACATTGGATTGCAGATGCCGGTGGCTTATATCTTTTCTATGACCGATCTTTTTTGA
- the LOC111965311 gene encoding alpha-N-acetylgalactosaminidase produces MKLLPVIFLLALTSATSALDNGLMRTPPMGWMSWERFRCNIDCENDPKNCISENLFRDMADRLAEDGWKEMGYDHVMIDDCWSSMLRDKDGRLQPDPQRFPGGIAKLARYLHDRGLKLGIYGDLGTHTCGGYPGTTLDKIDTDAQTFASWGVDFLKLDGCYSNEEEQQKGYPLMSKALNATGRPIGYSCSWPAYRGGLPPSVNYTLLGEICNLWRNYDDIQDSWDSVQDITDWFFDNQEILQPEAGPGRWNDPDMLIIGNFGLSVDQSRSQMALWAIMAAPLIMSNNLRTLSSEARAILQNGAAIAINQDPMGVQGRRLLQERSHIEVYWRPLSQSASALVFLSRRQDMPYRYHTSLAKLNYTAGSYEAYDVFTGETLSGLSATTEFTVSINPSGVVMWYVYPKMHYEHPQDDGRYPYIRQKYRMSSSLRFHKPRVVPPSLL; encoded by the exons ATGAAGCTGTTGCCAGTGATTTTCCTGCTGGCATTAACCTCAGCTACCTCTGCTTTGGACAATGGTTTGATGAGGACCCCACCCATGGGATGGATGTCTTGGGAGCGTTTTCGCTGTAACATCGACTGTGAGAATGATCCCAAGAACTGCATCAG TGAGAATCTCTTCAGAGACATGGCAGACAGACTGGCTGAGGATGGGTGGAAAGAGATGGGATATGATCATGTCATGATAGATGACTGTTGGTCCTCCATGCTCCGGGATAAAGATGGACGGCTGCAGCCTGACCCACAAAG GTTCCCTGGGGGCATTGCCAAGCTGGCGAGGTACCTCCATGACCGCGGACTGAAGCTGGGCATCTATGGGgacctgggcacacacacctgtggtgGGTACCCTGGCACCACGCTTGACAAGATTGATACTGATGCCCAGACGTTCGCTAGTTGGGGTGTGGACTTCTTGAAGTTGGATGGCTGTTACTCCAATGAAGAGGAGCAACAGAAGG GTTACCCTCTCATGTCCAAGGCTTTGAATGCAACAGGCCGTCCAATTGGCTACTCCTGTAGTTGGCCAGCCTATCGGGGTGGACTCCCTCCCAGT GTGAATTACACTCTGCTGGGGGAAATCTGTAACCTGTGGCGTAACTATGATGACATTCAGGACTCATGGGACAGTGTACAAGACATTACAGACTGGTTCTTTGACAACCAGGAGATACTGCAGCCTGAAGCCGGCCCTGGACGCTGGAACGATCCTGACATG CTGATCATCGGAAACTTTGGCCTCAGTGTGGACCAATCACGCTCTCAGATGGCTCTTTGGGCGATCATGGCTGCACCTCTCATTATGTCTAACAACCTTCGAACCCTAAGCAGTGAGGCCAGGGCCATCCTGCAAAACGGTGCCGCCATCGCCATCAACCAGGACCCGATGGGCGTCCAGGGAAGACGCTTGCTACAG GAGAGGAGTCATATTGAAGTGTACTGGCGGCCCCTCTCCCAGTCGGCCAGTGCTCTGGTGTTCCTCAGCCGTCGCCAGGACATGCCCTATCGCTACCACACCTCCCTGGCCAAGTTAAACTACACAGCAGGCAGCTACGAG GCGTATGACGTGTTCACTGGGGAAACATTGAGTGGACTGTCTGCCACCACAGAGTTCACCGTCTCCATCAACCCCTCAGGAGTCGTCATGTGGTACGTCTATCCCAAAATGCACTACGAGCATCCGCAGGATGATGGTAGATACCCTTACATCCGACAGAAATACAGGATGTCCTCCTCGCTCCGCTTCCACAAGCCGAGGGTTGTGCCTCCTAGTCTTCTCTGA